aattcaTACAACGTTTGTggtttattataatataaaagtgTGTCAGCTCTACTCTGGGGAAAGTAAGTTTACTTCTTGGCCGCTGGCTTCTTGGCGGCGACCTTCTTCTTGCGGGCGGCGAGCAGCTTGGCGCGGTTGGCCGCAGCCTTGGTGGCCACATTGGCGAAGTGGGACTTGGCCAGCTCGACGTTCTGCTTCTTGGCCTTGGCCAAAACCTTGGCCACGGTGCGCTTCTCGGCGGCGAGGGCGGCACGACGCTTGAGGACCTCGGCGTATGGGTTCAGCTTGATCAACTGGCGCACGTTGGACAGGGGGTTCAGGCGGCGCACGCTGCGGAACACACGCTTGCGGGGATCGCGCAACACCTTACGGATCTCCTCAGACTTGAGCAGACGCGACAGATCGGTGTTGGCCATCTTGGGCTGGGGCAGGTTGTAGCCCTTCTTCAAGGTGGATGGCTTCTTCCAGGTGCCGAACAGATCGTTCAGGCGGGCGAAGGCCGACTCGGTCCAGATGACGAAGCGACCGACATGACCGCCGGGGGCCAGCTTCAGCAGATTGAGCTTGTCCACGTTGATGGTCTCAATGCCGGGGATGTTGCGGAAGGCCTTGCGCAGACCCTCATCCTTGTCGTAGACCACCAGGGGACCACGGCGAGCGATGCGGCGACGGTCGCGCATGGTACCACGGCCAGCACGGAAACGCTGCGACTTGTACACCTGCGGAATGAGTACCAAATAAGTTAATAGTGTGCATATTTCAGAAATTAGGAGACAAAGTTTTTAGCAAATCTACGCAATCTATCTAAAAGAAATGTTTGAAAGGGTTCAAAAGATGTAGCTCTTCCGTTACCACGATGGAAGCCGTGAAACAAGTTTCAATCGTAACGCCTAGAAGAGCATTTTATCTGGCAACGCAGGATATCCTTGCAAGCATCTGACCACCAGTAGAGTAGCCAGTTGCTTACACGCTGCCGAGTAAGATCTAACCATCCAAAATGTAGGAAGCTAATAAAAAGATAGTACGTAACAATAAACCATCACAACTCCACGTTTTGTTAGACTAAAACGTTGAATCACGCTGGTTTGTCCAATTGCTACGCCAGTATACGCAAGGTTAATGGGTATAAACTTTCACTAAGTGGCCTAACATCTTCTAACATCAAAGGTTACCCACCTTCTGGATGTCAGCCCAGATCTTCAGGCGACGCAGGAAGATGACAGCCTGCTTGGTCTTCTGGACCTTCTGCACCTCATCGGAAACGACCAGGGGGAACTCGGAGACGCCGTCGATGACATGGCCCTTGGACTGGACCAGAGCGGGCACTCCGGAGGCGGCAATGGCCGACACCAGGGCGTAGCGACGCTGGTTGACATTCACCTTGCGGTGCCAGCGACGGAAGGTCTTGGTGGGGGCGAACATGCGTCCACCACGGCACATGTTGCCGAAGGCACCCTGGCCGGAACGGTGAGTACCGCCACCACGCACACGGGGAATACGGGCCACAGCGCGTCCGGTACCCCAGGATTCGGCGGAGGTCTGGTGACCTGCAAATAGGAATTCAAACGGGTTAGACTCACACAAATAAGGAGTTAATCACAGATTACTCACCAGCCAGCTCGCTGACGGCGTAGGCCTGTCGGTTGTTGCGGCGGAGCAGCTGGTGAACCTCGTTGACCACATCCGGACGGATGGGCGCCTTGAACACTGCCGGCAGGCAGATGTTCTTGTCCTTGGCTGGCTCGTTCTTTTCCGTGTACACGGAGACCAATGGCCTGGCGTTGCCTAAGCTCT
This genomic stretch from Drosophila yakuba strain Tai18E2 chromosome 3R, Prin_Dyak_Tai18E2_2.1, whole genome shotgun sequence harbors:
- the LOC6538208 gene encoding 60S ribosomal protein L4, coding for MSLGNARPLVSVYTEKNEPAKDKNICLPAVFKAPIRPDVVNEVHQLLRRNNRQAYAVSELAGHQTSAESWGTGRAVARIPRVRGGGTHRSGQGAFGNMCRGGRMFAPTKTFRRWHRKVNVNQRRYALVSAIAASGVPALVQSKGHVIDGVSEFPLVVSDEVQKVQKTKQAVIFLRRLKIWADIQKVYKSQRFRAGRGTMRDRRRIARRGPLVVYDKDEGLRKAFRNIPGIETINVDKLNLLKLAPGGHVGRFVIWTESAFARLNDLFGTWKKPSTLKKGYNLPQPKMANTDLSRLLKSEEIRKVLRDPRKRVFRSVRRLNPLSNVRQLIKLNPYAEVLKRRAALAAEKRTVAKVLAKAKKQNVELAKSHFANVATKAAANRAKLLAARKKKVAAKKPAAKK